A genomic segment from Gossypium hirsutum isolate 1008001.06 chromosome D04, Gossypium_hirsutum_v2.1, whole genome shotgun sequence encodes:
- the LOC107959763 gene encoding UDP-glycosyltransferase 83A1: MGNPHILAIPYPAQGHVIPLMELSHNMVSHGFKITFVNTDFNHKRVKDAFGNKVDGEGSIRLVSIPDGMEPDEDRKQLGKLTDGISKVMPLELKKLVKKINGSEDNKISCVIADVNMGWALDIAAEFEIPGVAFWPASAMLLALLFSTDKLLDDQVIDKHGTPINGENMIQLYPNTPAMHPNNFLWVCLGDFTAQKTIFEFAMRNNKAVKNVEWLICNTTFDLEPGALSLIPEILPIGPLSATNQLGPLTGSFWPEDATCLKWLDQQPPGSVIYVAFGSFTVFDPIQFQELALGLELSNRPFLWVVRPDTTDGTPSDELYPIGFKARVAGRGKMVGWAPQRAVLAHPSIACFISHCGWNSTVEGLSNGIPFLCWPYFADQFINETYICDIWKIGLSFNRDERGIITREEIKGKVEQLVDDERFKAKALQLKGSVMNSVSENGSSNRIFNNFIEWMKS, encoded by the exons ATGGGCAATCCTCATATTCTAGCAATACCATATCCAGCACAAGGCCATGTAATTCCTCTAATGGAGCTCTCTCATAACATGGTTAGCCATGGATTCAAAATCACCTTTGTCAACACGGATTTCAATCACAAGAGAGTGAAGGATGCATTCGGCAACAAGGTTGATGGAGAGGGCTCAATTCGTCTGGTTTCGATCCCCGACGGCATGGAACCCGATGAGGATAGGAAGCAATTAGGGAAGTTAACCGATGGAATCAGCAAAGTGATGCCCTTGGAGCTGAAGAAGCTGGTGAAGAAGATTAATGGATCTGAAGATAATAAGATCAGTTGTGTCATAGCTGATGTGAACATGGGATGGGCACTTGACATTGCTGCAGAGTTTGAAATACCTGGAGTTGCTTTCTGGCCTGCTTCCGCCATGCTTTTGGCCTTGCTTTTTAGCACCGATAAGTTGCTTGATGATCAAGTCATTGATAAACATG gAACTCCAATCAATGGAGAAAATATGATTCAACTGTACCCAAACACACCTGCAATGCACCCTAACAACTTTTTGTGGGTTTGTCTTGGTGATTTCACCGCACAAAAGACTATATTCGAGTTTGCTATGAGAAACAACAAAGCTGTTAAAAATGTTGAGTGGCTAATCTGCAACACAACTTTCGACCTTGAACCAGGAGCACTTAGCTTAATCCCTGAGATCCTACCCATTGGTCCACTCTCAGCAACCAACCAGCTTGGACCCTTGACCGGAAGTTTTTGGCCTGAGGATGCAACCTGTTTGAAATGGCTCGACCAACAGCCTCCAGGCTCAGTCATATATGTAGCATTTGGTAGCTTCACGGTTTTTGACCCAATCCAGTTCCAAGAACTGGCTCTCGGTCTGGAACTCTCAAACAGGCCATTTCTATGGGTTGTTAGACCAGATACCACTGACGGGACTCCATCTGATGAACTTTACCCTATAGGGTTCAAAGCGAGAGTTGCAGGTCGAGGGAAAATGGTGGGATGGGCACCCCAACGAGCCGTTCTAGCTCATCCATCCATTGCTTGCTTCATTAGCCACTGTGGTTGGAACTCCACTGTTGAAGGTCTCAGCAATGGGATCCCTTTCCTTTGCTGGCCCTACTTTGCTGATCAGTTCATTAACGAAACCTACATTTGTGACATTTGGAAGATTGGATTAAGCTTCAACAGAGATGAAAGAGGGATCATTACAAGAGAAGAGATTAAGGGTAAGGTTGAGCAATTGGTAGATGATGAAAGATTCAAAGCTAAAGCACTACAACTCAAGGGATCGGTGATGAACAGTGTTAGCGAAAATGGTAGCTCCAACAGGATTTTCAACAACTTCATTGAATGGATGAAATCATAG